From the Chryseobacterium viscerum genome, one window contains:
- a CDS encoding beta-ketoacyl synthase N-terminal-like domain-containing protein: MSAVYINSASCISVQDTLNENILQNLTLENSSNIIKAIEPNYKEFIPPAMIRRMSKTVKMSSVASHYALKEAGIEKPDAIIVGTGMGCSQDSEKFLKNVIDNHEEFLTPTFFIQSTHNTVAGQIALGLQCHAYNFTYVNTSSSLEFSLLDAQLQINDGEAENVLVGSTDEQTGRTMELYCLNNTIKKETELPADYLKSTTNGVIWGEGASFFVVGKDKTENSYARLKNISISNKVELDEVKDFIRNFLTQNNLSAHDIDAVILGFSGDADSDVYYTKAMDLFSDSSLLYYKHLSGEFNTASGFSTFIACHILKEQQIPEIMMTNAKKKESVKNVLLYNHLMGNDHSLVLLEKA; the protein is encoded by the coding sequence ATGAGTGCAGTATACATCAACAGTGCATCCTGTATCTCCGTTCAGGACACTTTAAACGAAAATATTCTTCAGAATCTTACCCTTGAGAATTCTTCCAACATCATTAAGGCCATAGAACCTAATTACAAAGAGTTCATTCCGCCTGCGATGATCAGAAGAATGTCTAAAACAGTAAAAATGAGTTCTGTAGCATCACATTATGCATTGAAGGAAGCTGGAATTGAAAAGCCGGATGCCATCATTGTAGGAACCGGAATGGGCTGTTCTCAGGATTCTGAAAAGTTTCTGAAAAACGTGATTGATAATCATGAAGAGTTCCTTACCCCTACCTTTTTTATCCAGTCTACCCACAACACGGTAGCAGGACAGATTGCTCTTGGATTACAATGCCATGCTTATAATTTTACCTATGTAAATACTTCTTCTTCACTGGAGTTTTCATTACTGGATGCTCAGCTTCAGATCAATGACGGAGAAGCAGAAAATGTTCTTGTAGGTTCTACAGACGAGCAGACTGGCAGAACAATGGAACTATATTGTTTAAATAATACTATCAAAAAGGAAACTGAACTTCCTGCCGATTATTTGAAATCTACCACCAACGGAGTAATCTGGGGTGAAGGCGCCAGCTTTTTTGTTGTTGGAAAAGATAAGACCGAAAACTCTTACGCTAGGCTTAAAAACATTAGTATAAGTAATAAAGTAGAGTTGGATGAAGTAAAGGATTTTATCCGGAATTTTTTAACTCAAAACAATCTCTCAGCTCATGATATTGATGCCGTCATTTTAGGATTCAGTGGAGATGCAGATTCTGATGTTTATTATACCAAAGCGATGGACCTGTTTTCGGACTCATCTTTGCTTTATTACAAGCATTTGAGTGGCGAATTTAATACAGCCAGTGGTTTTTCAACATTTATTGCCTGCCATATCCTTAAGGAACAGCAGATCCCGGAAATTATGATGACCAATGCAAAGAAAAAGGAAAGTGTGAAAAATGTGCTTCTTTATAATCATCTGATGGGTAATGATCACAGCCTGGTATTATTGGAAAAGGCATAA